Within the Enterobacter roggenkampii genome, the region AGGTGACGGGCGGCTGGCGCGACCTGCGCCTGAAGAACATCCGCTATGAGCAGCCGGGCGTGGCGGTGAACGCCGGGGAGTTTCACCTGGCGGTGAAGCTGGGCTGTCTGCGTGACAGCAAGCTCTGCGTCAACGACTTGTCGCTAAAAGACGTCAACGTGGCGATAGATTCGAAGAAAATGCCGAAGTCTGCGCCAGTAGAGGAAGAGGACAGCGGTCCGCTGAATCTCTCCACGCCGTACCCTATCGCGCTTTATCGGGTGGCGCTTGATAACGTCAATGTCAAAATCGACGACACCACCGTGTCCGTGATGGATTTCAGCTCCGGCCTGCGCTGGCAGGAGAAAAACCTCACCCTGACGCCAACCTCCCTGCAGGGCTTGCTGATCGCGCTGCCGAAAGTGGCCGACGTGGCGCAGGAAGAGATCGTCGAGCCGAAGATCCAGAACCCGCAGCCGGAAGAGAAGCCGCTGGGCGAAACGCTGAAAGACCTCTTCTCGAAGCCTGTCCTGCCGGAAATGACCGATGTGCATCTGCCGCTGAACCTCAATATTGAAGAGTTCAAAGGCGAGCAGCTGCGCCTGACAGGCGATACCGACCTGACGGTCTATAACATGCTGCTGAAAGTCAGCAGCATTGACGGCAACATGAAGCTCGACGCGCTGGATATCGACACCAATCAGGGCTCGGTGAACGCGTCAGGCAACGCCCTGCTGCGCGACAACTGGCCGGTGGATATCACGCTGAATAGCGCCCTGAACATCGACCCGCTCAAAGGCGAGAAGGTGAAGGTCAAAGTGGGCGGGGCGCTGCGCGAGAAGCTGGATGTCGGGGTCAATCTCTCCGGCCCGGTAGACATGGTCCTGCGTGCGCAAACCCAGCTGGCGGAAGCCGGGCTGCCGCTCAATCTTGAGGTGGTCAGCAAGCAGCTTTACTGGCCATTCACCGGCGAAAAACAGTACCAGGCCGATGACCTGAAGCTGAAGCTGAGCGGCAAGATGACCGACTATACGCTCTCGTTCCGCACCGCAGTGAAGGGGCAGGGCGTGCCGCCCGCGAACATCACCCTGGATGCGAAGGGCAATGAACAGCAGGTTAACCTCGACAAGCTGACCGTCGCGGCGCTGGAAGGCAAAACCGAGTTAACCGCACTGCTCGACTGGCAGCAGGCGATCAGCTGGCGCGGCGAGCTGAAGCTGACGGGCATTAACACCGCCAAAGAGGTGCCGGACTGGCCGTCGAAGCTGGATGGCCTGATCAAAACCCGCGGCAGCCTGTACGGCGGCACGTGGCAGATGGACGTGCCGGAGATCAAGCTCACCGGGAACGTGAAGCAGAACAAGGTAAACGTTGAAGGCTCGGTGAAAGGCAACAGCTACCTGCAGTGGATTATCCCGGGTCTGCACGTGGCGCTGGGCCGCAACACGGCGGATATCAAAGGCGAGCTGGGGGTGAAAGATCTCAATCTGGACGCCACCATCGATGCGCCGAATCTGGATAACGCCCTGCCGGGCCTGGGCGGTACGGCGAAGGGGCTCCTGAAGGTGCGCGGCACGGTAGACGCGCCGCAGCTGCTGGCGGACATTACCGCCAATAACCTGCGCTGGCAGGCGCTGAGCGTTGCCCGCGTTCGCGTGGAAGGGGATGTGAAATCCACTGACCAGATCGGCGGAAACCTGAACCTGCGCGTGGATCGCATTTCTCAGCCGGACGTCAACATTAACCTGGTGACCCTGGACGCCAAAGGGAACGAAAAGCAGCACGATCTCCAGCTGCGCGTGCAGGGCGAGCCGGTCTCCGGCCAGCTTCACCTGACCGGCAGCTTCGACCGCAAAGAGGAGCGCTGGAAAGGGACGCTGGATAACACCCGGTTTAATACGCCGGTCGGGCCGCTGGCGCTGTCGCGCGCCATCGCGCTGGACTACCGCAACGCCGAGCAGAAGATCAGCATTGGGCCGCACTGCTGGACCAACCCGAATGCGGAACTGTGCGTGCCGCAGACCATCGACGCGGGCGCGGAAGGACGCGCGCAGATCAACCTCAACCGCTTCGATCTGGCGATGCTGAAACCGTTTATGCCGGATACTACCCAGGCCAGCGGCGTCTTCAGCGGAAAAGCCGATGTCGCCTGGGACACCACCAAAGAGGGGCTGCCGCAGGGCAGCGTCACGCTGTCCGGGCGTAACGTGAAGGTGACGCAGGAGGTGAATGACGCGCCGCTGCCGGTGGCCTTCGACACCCTGAACCTGAGCGCAGACCTGCATAACAACCGTGCGGAGCTGGGCTGGCTGATTCGTCTCACCAACAACGGTCAGTTTGACGGCAAGGTTCAAATTACCGACCCACAGGGACGGCGAAATCTGGGCGGC harbors:
- the tamB gene encoding autotransporter assembly complex protein TamB yields the protein MSLWKKISLGVLIFIVLLLGTVAFLVGTTTGLHLLFNAANRWVPGLEIGQVTGGWRDLRLKNIRYEQPGVAVNAGEFHLAVKLGCLRDSKLCVNDLSLKDVNVAIDSKKMPKSAPVEEEDSGPLNLSTPYPIALYRVALDNVNVKIDDTTVSVMDFSSGLRWQEKNLTLTPTSLQGLLIALPKVADVAQEEIVEPKIQNPQPEEKPLGETLKDLFSKPVLPEMTDVHLPLNLNIEEFKGEQLRLTGDTDLTVYNMLLKVSSIDGNMKLDALDIDTNQGSVNASGNALLRDNWPVDITLNSALNIDPLKGEKVKVKVGGALREKLDVGVNLSGPVDMVLRAQTQLAEAGLPLNLEVVSKQLYWPFTGEKQYQADDLKLKLSGKMTDYTLSFRTAVKGQGVPPANITLDAKGNEQQVNLDKLTVAALEGKTELTALLDWQQAISWRGELKLTGINTAKEVPDWPSKLDGLIKTRGSLYGGTWQMDVPEIKLTGNVKQNKVNVEGSVKGNSYLQWIIPGLHVALGRNTADIKGELGVKDLNLDATIDAPNLDNALPGLGGTAKGLLKVRGTVDAPQLLADITANNLRWQALSVARVRVEGDVKSTDQIGGNLNLRVDRISQPDVNINLVTLDAKGNEKQHDLQLRVQGEPVSGQLHLTGSFDRKEERWKGTLDNTRFNTPVGPLALSRAIALDYRNAEQKISIGPHCWTNPNAELCVPQTIDAGAEGRAQINLNRFDLAMLKPFMPDTTQASGVFSGKADVAWDTTKEGLPQGSVTLSGRNVKVTQEVNDAPLPVAFDTLNLSADLHNNRAELGWLIRLTNNGQFDGKVQITDPQGRRNLGGNVTIRNFNLAMVNPIFARGEKAEGMVNANLRLAGNAQSPQLFGQLRLSGVDIDGNFMPFDMQPSQIAMNFNGMSSTLSGSVLTQQGQINLSGDADWSQLDNWRARIAAKGSKVRITVPPMVRLDVSPDVVFEATPSLFTLDGRVDVPWARIVVHDVPESAVGVSSDEVMLNENLKPVEQKSAGIPINSNLIVHVGNNVRLDAFGLKARLTGDLKVAQDKQGLGLNGQINIPEGRFHAYGQDLIVRKGELLFSGPPDQPLLNIEAIRNPEATENDVIAGVRVTGSADEPKAEIFSDPAMSQQEALSYLLRGQGLDSGQSDSAAMTSMLVGLGVAQSGQVVGKIGETFGVSNLALDTQGVGDSSQVVVSGYVLPGLQVKYGVGIFDSLATLTLRYRLMPKLYLEAVSGVDQALDLLYQFEF